The following nucleotide sequence is from Anaerolineae bacterium.
TACCTCCTGGGGGTCTATCTGGTTCATTTTTGCCCCATTTTACCATGCAGGAGTGACTTTTACTCAATCCTTATCCCGAACTCAGGTAATTATTAAGAGATGACCCAAAGGCGGAACAGAGCCATCAGAACTGAGAAATAAAAGCCGGCTGGTCATTTCCCATTTGATAATCAATTTTAGGGAGAGGCAAAATGAATCAAGATTGTATTTTTTGCAAAATTGTGGCGGGGGAAATGGGCGGGCCACCCATTTATCAAGATGACGAGGTGACCGCTTTTAGAGACATCAACCCCATAGCGCCCACGCACATCTTAATTGTACCCAATAAACATTTGGCCTCTGTTGATGAAGCCACTTCAGCAGACCAGGCGGTATTGGGCAAATTATTGCTAACGGCGGCCAAACTGGCCCAAGAAGAA
It contains:
- a CDS encoding histidine triad nucleotide-binding protein translates to MNQDCIFCKIVAGEMGGPPIYQDDEVTAFRDINPIAPTHILIVPNKHLASVDEATSADQAVLGKLLLTAAKLAQEEGITEGYRLIINNGPKAGQVVFHLHLHLMGGRKMRGMG